From Malacoplasma iowae:
AATTCAAAGGTGTAATGTCTTTTGGACGTTCAGTTAATTATAGATATGTAACTATGAGTAACGGAATTCAATTCTTAAACAATGATGGTAAAGATTCAATAGTTGGTGACATTGTTAATGTTGCTGGAAAACAATAATAATCTTTATTATATTTAGTTCTTTATACTCACAATCATATTTGATTGTGAGTATTTTAATTTATATTTAATTACTATAAATAATAAATTTTATAAACAATTAAACTATGTTATTTAAAACGATATTAGTTGATATAATATATTAAATTTTTTTAAGGTTTTATATTATGAATTATATGATTGAAGATTTTTATTTAAAAGTAGATGATATACATCACATCTATTGTTGAACAGCAGGAAATAAAAATGGTATTCCTGTTTTATATGTTCATGGTGGCCCTGGTGGAAATACATCAAAAGATAGTTTGAAATATTTTGATTTAAATAAATTTTATGTTATTTTATTTGATCAAAGAGGATGTGGAAAAAGTCATCCAAGATTTTGTATTGAAAACAACACCACAAACGATCTTGTATTAGATATTGAAATGTTAAGAAAACATTTAAACATTGATAAATGAATTATATTTGGAGGAAGTTGAGGAAGCACATTATCTCTAGTATATGCTATTAACTATCCAGAAACAGTTAAAGGACTTATTTTAAGAGGCGTTTTTTTAGGTGAAAAAAACGATTGAAACTGATTGTTAGATAGTGGTGCATCTTATTATTACCCAGAATATTATAAAAAATTCATATCTTTTAATAATTTGTTTAATTCTAATAATACAATTTCAAATTATTATAAGTTATTAACTAGTGATGAATTTGAATCAATTAAGTATTTTGCAGCAAGATCATGAGCAGAATGAGAAGCCATTATGTTAAATTTAAAACCTAATTTTAAAGAAATTGATAATATGTCAGATGAAGAATGTTATCAAATAGCTTTAATGGAATGTCATTATGCAATTAACAATTCTTTTTTAAATTGAAATGATTTTATTATTAATAATGTATATAAAATAAAAGATATTAAAACATTTATAGTTCACGGAAGATATGATTTAATATGTAGGCCAAGTGAAGCTTATAAATTATTTTATTGTATGAATAATGCATCGATTAAATTTACATGTGCTGGACATTCTGGATTTGAGTATGAAACTAAAAAAGAATTAACAATCGCATTGAATTGATTTGTTAATAATTCTGATAATAATTTATAATATGTTGTTATTTTATTAAGTATCCATTAATAAAAAAAATAATTATTGATGTCACAACAGTTGTTATTA
This genomic window contains:
- the pip gene encoding prolyl aminopeptidase, with the translated sequence MNYMIEDFYLKVDDIHHIYCWTAGNKNGIPVLYVHGGPGGNTSKDSLKYFDLNKFYVILFDQRGCGKSHPRFCIENNTTNDLVLDIEMLRKHLNIDKWIIFGGSWGSTLSLVYAINYPETVKGLILRGVFLGEKNDWNWLLDSGASYYYPEYYKKFISFNNLFNSNNTISNYYKLLTSDEFESIKYFAARSWAEWEAIMLNLKPNFKEIDNMSDEECYQIALMECHYAINNSFLNWNDFIINNVYKIKDIKTFIVHGRYDLICRPSEAYKLFYCMNNASIKFTCAGHSGFEYETKKELTIALNWFVNNSDNNL